A section of the Candidatus Effluviviaceae Genus I sp. genome encodes:
- a CDS encoding arsenic transporter, with translation MLTTAQSITLTVFVATYVGLVLRYRWKLPIVAAACAVLLLWPGLLPIGGALAAINWNVVLLYFGMLLLTETLVISGAPGVVAERLIREGASARRVIVLLCLVSGIISTVIENVAVVLILAPIALAAAKRLGTSPVPILIGIAISSNLQGAATLIGDPPSMLLAGSLDLDFLQFFWHRGRPGMFFAVQLGAVAATLVLWHAFRKSRGAWPASRGHRLESAVPLVLLAALVAGLAASSVLLPEWKSATGVIPVVVGAVAAAWWISAHGPRRFLRQAWELDWGTGFFIVGIFVLVGSLVSCGLVERFADALACCGRGAFPVYSVLVWGSVAGSAVIDNVPFVAAMLPVCWELAQRLAVSPELLAFGMVIGASVGGNITPVGASANIVACGIAKREGYHVSFGEFARLGLPFTLAGVAMAYAFLWVFWR, from the coding sequence ATGCTCACGACGGCGCAGTCCATCACGCTCACGGTCTTCGTGGCGACCTACGTCGGCCTCGTGCTGCGCTACCGCTGGAAGCTCCCGATCGTCGCGGCGGCGTGCGCCGTGCTTCTCCTGTGGCCGGGGCTTCTGCCGATTGGGGGCGCCCTCGCGGCCATCAACTGGAACGTCGTGCTTCTCTACTTCGGGATGCTCCTTCTCACCGAGACGCTCGTGATCTCCGGCGCGCCCGGCGTCGTGGCAGAGAGGCTCATCCGAGAAGGCGCCTCCGCGCGGCGCGTCATCGTGCTCCTGTGTCTCGTGTCGGGTATCATCTCCACCGTCATCGAGAACGTCGCGGTCGTTCTCATCCTCGCGCCCATCGCGCTCGCGGCGGCGAAGCGTCTGGGGACGTCGCCTGTGCCCATCCTCATCGGCATCGCGATCTCGAGCAATCTCCAGGGCGCCGCGACGCTCATCGGCGACCCGCCGAGCATGCTGCTGGCCGGCTCCCTCGACCTCGACTTCCTCCAGTTCTTCTGGCACCGCGGACGGCCCGGTATGTTCTTCGCCGTCCAGCTCGGCGCCGTCGCGGCGACGCTCGTGCTGTGGCACGCGTTCCGGAAGAGCCGGGGGGCGTGGCCGGCCTCGCGGGGGCATCGGCTGGAAAGCGCGGTGCCGCTCGTTCTGCTCGCGGCGCTGGTCGCCGGGCTCGCCGCGTCGTCGGTGCTCCTGCCTGAGTGGAAGTCGGCCACGGGAGTCATCCCCGTCGTCGTTGGGGCCGTCGCCGCGGCGTGGTGGATCAGCGCACACGGGCCGAGGCGCTTCCTCCGCCAGGCGTGGGAGCTCGACTGGGGCACGGGGTTCTTCATCGTGGGCATCTTCGTCCTCGTGGGGAGCCTCGTCTCGTGCGGCCTCGTGGAGCGGTTCGCGGACGCTCTGGCCTGCTGCGGGCGTGGCGCGTTCCCGGTGTACTCGGTGCTCGTCTGGGGTTCCGTGGCCGGCTCGGCGGTCATCGACAACGTGCCGTTCGTGGCGGCCATGCTACCCGTGTGCTGGGAGCTCGCGCAGCGGCTCGCGGTCTCGCCGGAGCTCCTCGCGTTCGGCATGGTCATCGGGGCGAGCGTCGGCGGGAATATCACGCCCGTGGGAGCGTCCGCGAACATCGTGGCGTGCGGCATCGCGAAGCGCGAGGGATACCACGTGTCCTTCGGCGAGTTCGCGAGACTGGGGCTGCCGTTCACCCTGGCGGGCGTGGCGATGGCCTACGCGTTCCTGTGGGTGTTCTGGCGGTAG
- a CDS encoding hemerythrin domain-containing protein codes for MSLTAILVGEHRVIESALAALEEAVEKLGRGVSVRTGFFLDAAEFLRAFADGCHHRKEEGVLLPAMMGHGFPMMTGPLAVILAEHEKVRAHMRVMRDAAEALDRGDRAAAARVEAAARECVTLLRRHMAKEEQALFPMAESAITAAKHAGIAGELARAVRERQAAHDRAAAAAAALQREMSN; via the coding sequence ATGAGCCTCACGGCGATCCTGGTCGGGGAGCATCGGGTGATCGAGAGCGCCCTGGCGGCGCTCGAGGAGGCCGTGGAGAAGCTCGGTCGCGGGGTCTCCGTGCGGACGGGCTTCTTCCTCGACGCCGCCGAGTTCCTGCGCGCGTTCGCGGACGGTTGCCACCACAGGAAGGAGGAAGGGGTCCTCCTTCCCGCGATGATGGGACACGGGTTTCCGATGATGACCGGGCCGCTGGCCGTGATCCTGGCGGAGCACGAGAAGGTCCGCGCGCACATGCGGGTGATGCGCGACGCGGCCGAGGCGCTCGACCGGGGGGATCGTGCGGCGGCCGCGCGCGTGGAGGCGGCCGCGCGGGAGTGCGTCACTCTGCTTCGCCGCCACATGGCGAAGGAGGAGCAGGCGCTCTTCCCCATGGCCGAAAGCGCGATCACCGCGGCGAAGCACGCCGGGATCGCCGGCGAGCTGGCCCGCGCGGTGCGGGAGCGGCAGGCGGCCCACGACCGCGCCGCCGCCGCGGCGGCCGCCCTCCAGCGCGAGATGTCGAACTAG
- a CDS encoding NUDIX domain-containing protein, giving the protein MRREIEVLARAVIARRGRFLVARAAGADYAYLPGGHVEPGEGMRACLARELREELGAEARVGRYLGAVEHAWTDGRGRHQEVNHLFAARIAGVDDPPESREQGLEFLWLRPRELSRFGLEPAPLRGWLASRQAAGGGGRWLSTIETRRGARRGRGGRGR; this is encoded by the coding sequence GTGAGGCGGGAGATCGAGGTGCTCGCGCGGGCCGTGATCGCGCGGCGCGGACGCTTCCTCGTGGCGCGCGCCGCGGGGGCGGACTACGCGTACCTCCCGGGCGGCCACGTGGAGCCGGGCGAGGGGATGCGCGCGTGCCTCGCGCGCGAGCTCCGCGAGGAGCTGGGAGCCGAAGCCCGTGTGGGGCGCTACCTCGGCGCCGTCGAGCACGCGTGGACGGACGGACGCGGACGACACCAGGAGGTGAACCATCTCTTCGCCGCGCGGATCGCGGGCGTTGACGACCCGCCCGAGTCCCGCGAGCAGGGTCTCGAGTTCCTGTGGCTTCGCCCTCGCGAGCTCTCGCGGTTCGGTCTGGAGCCCGCGCCGCTTCGCGGCTGGCTTGCGTCGCGGCAGGCGGCGGGCGGCGGCGGGCGATGGCTCTCGACGATCGAGACGCGGCGCGGCGCGAGGCGCGGACGCGGGGGGCGGGGACGATGA